The genomic segment TGCCAAGGCTGAGTTGGCCTTCAGATCTATACTGCTTATCCAGATCTTTGCGGATTTCCTAAAAACAAAATCACTATTACTAGTTTATTACCTCCTGCTCTGTAAAAGCAGCAACATAACAACAGTGGTGCAGATGGTCCCTAGAAAACTAAGAGCCTGCATGCCAAATATGAACACGTCCCACATTACTTCTCTGTTGGAGGGTTTTAGTATGTAAAGTTCCAGTGTGATCTCTGGATAAAGGAAGAGAGGTTGTCCAGAACTACAAATCAGGGAAGCACTTATCTGGGTTCTATTTAGGTTGGCATaattatgcttgacaaaggggttacgccccgaaacgttgcatccgcaataaatgagcaagggttttccctgctagaaataaccaAAGTTGTGCTCTTCACGCTGAATTTGAGGTTGCCAATGCCTCCTTCATTGAGCACCTGGAACTCGTACAGAtcgggaaggccagggtgtgcgagggtaatttCTTCTCTATTTCCCTTGGCATAATTATACTGGCAGATCTATTACCTTCTGCTTGAGCTAATAACACACAGGCATTGAGCTGCCACTCAATATCTTCAGCTGCATCAGCCTCCTGCTGCGACTTTTCCCCATATTCCTTAGCTTCAGCAGTTTGCTCCAGCTCCAGGTAACATCTCCCAATCTCATGATACAACCAGGTCTTTTCTAAGCTTGAATTGGCCAGAGGGATCTTCTCTTCCCATCTAAAACATAACACAAGTCAGTCAGTACAGTTTATTCTTTTTGCTCAAACCTGATTCGCTAGTTTTGCTATGAACTCAAACTTACACCTTGATGGCTTCATTGAATTTCCCAATGCGTGCATATACTCTCCCGATATTATCTAACGCTCGGGATTTCGCCTCCAGCaatttgctaaaaataaaatatatatatattgtttttatcctCAGAAGTAATGACAAACAATGGAATAAGATATCCTTTTTTTAAGAAGTTCCaccataataataaatatatcttCACGCAACACTAAATAAATTAATGCTAAAAATGCACTGTAGAGGCAGGGGGTAAAATCACCAAGCCCCTTCAAATTGAGGAGTTTCGGGTTTCTACAAACACCTGCagtataaatagtttttttattaccaTATAGTAAAGGTCATGAAACCACACCAGTCAAAAAAAGAACcccacattattttttataatgactTTACCAAGCACAGGGTGCAGTGAGGGTCAGCAAATTGGGGAAGAAGGGGTAAATGCACAAATCCATACTTTTAAGGAGGTTGGCATTTCAAAGCATTACTGTAGGTTCAATTTAGTGAAGCTCAGAAAAACtgccttttttaaaggggaactttcctgaaaatgacaatttaatataaacttcctcatactgaagtaagaaactttctaaatacagttaattaaatattctgcattgtttccgaaataatcaaatttttattcactattcctctctcagcatctgtttctcttcattctctcttcatgctgcAGTTGGGTGACAGATGAATGATTCAATAAATCTTACAGGGGGGCTCCtgtcctagcagatgtattaagagttcactcaaataactgattccagtagaaacaaaatgtaacaaaataactgccttttgcacaaattctgcatgtagagagacatgatgtctggtgagtttaatagagtgacctctaatatatcttctaggcaaaaggagtctcctataaaataaattggattattcatctgacacccaactcctgaatgacgacagaatgaagagaaacagatggatagtgaagataatcttgattatttcagagacactgcagcatttttaattgattgtatttagaaagtttcttacttcagtatgatgaagctaatattacatttcctttttagagatagttcccctttaagcatcagCATTTGCCAGTAGGGGCTCTTTCGATCAATACCATACCACAAATACTAGTATCAGCCAAGAACCAAGCAGAACAGGCCCATTAGACCCAGAATGTTTTAGCTGATGCAAAGAAAAGACACTATGAGCAGATGAGTTGTAGGATAAAGTACTGTGTCAGTAATGTATGCCATCTTACTATTTCTCTGCTATAGCCAAGTCCTTCTTGTGGCTCTGCAGTGCTGCCTCTATCTGACCCATGTCCATCTGAGCATTCCCAATGCAGCTGTGGAGACTCCCAGTAAGCTCTTCCCTGTTGTGGATATCTACCGATGTCCATCGTTCAACTTTCTTTAGCACAAGTTGGGCCTTTTTGTAACTTTCTTCTGCTTTTCCACTTGAGAGCACTGGAAGGATTTAGAGACAACAGAGTGGTGACGGAAAGCAGAAACAAATCATGGATAAACGTTGTACGAGACAATGTTATATAGTCAAGTTCTACCCAGGTGTTCCTAATAGTATTTTACTTTGCTCTGTGCTCTGACCTCCATACTTGCTTCCAGCATGGAGTTTTGGATTTTATTTCCACAACAATGTGCTTGGGTCTTTGAGTCCTATGTTCTATACTGTATAGTTTGTGACGTTACTGCTCATGGCTAAATGtaagaaaccacatcaaagatGTGTCCCAGCTGGGAGAGTTACTTTAATATACGTTGTGCAACACGGCCTGCCAGCAATGTTTCATGGTACAGTTATTATTACATACGCTGGTCTATCTCCTCCAAGCTCTTTACAATGTATTGGCTAGGGTCAGCAGATTTGTTCTTATCCCGCTTCCACTTCTGCTGCATGATCTTGCGGTCCCGCTGGCGCGCATAGATGGGCTTCTGCTGCCTCCAGAACTCAGAGCGCGTGTCCAGGTACAGGATTCCATTAATGATCAGGTCGTGCAGTTTGACCCCACCTCGTGTATTGCCTTTCACTAGAGCTGTGTTAATGAGAAATGACCAGAATAAGCAAGAGAATAAACTGCTTTAATATTGCAGTGCAGAACTGCACCTATACACATTAAAgggaacagcattgtatgtgtaTAAATGGTGTATATTTGTGATACTGGCTCATTCTTATGATTTACAATAAAGTGACTGTATCACAATCAACGCAGCCTTGCACATTCCCAAAGCCCCCTGTGCCTGGCGCTGCCAGACTCTGTCATTGGTTCTCCTTTGACCCCGGCGCAGGGCTGGGGCAGGGTGCAAGGATCTGATAAGCTGGACATATTGTTTATATCTCATTTCCAGCTTGTACTGCCCCAGCCCAGTGTGTCATGGTCTAAAAGCACCAGTTACAAAGGACAATTGCAAACAGTGTACAGCAATTAAAGTGGTACTAACACCCTATTGTGAATAAgacatcattttaatatttaactaTCCTGTCAAACAGCTTTCACTATGGGCCAGGACTCCTTTATTCTGACATGATCCACTTGCTTTAATAGGAGAAAAGGGAACCTATAAAAGGGAAGCTTCTGATTAGACACATGATAATTCTTATGCAATAATAGTGTTATTTACACATAGGTCAGGGCATGTCTTTATCTAGCCAGGACAGTTGCCTTGCCATTTAATTTGCTGGATGCATGCTcatgtcatttttattaaaatgcctTTACCCATGAAGTTCATGTGACATTCTCTCAATTGCTGATGGGAAATCTTTGTAACTAAACTATATTTGCCGGCATAGTACCATCTTGTGGTCAAAACAAGTAGAACAGCAATACAATTATTTACAACATCATTAAAGCAGACTTCCAGAGCATCTTGCTTAATGGATGAGAACCTTAAAGTTAGAGCAGCTGCTTCCATCTTATTTAGTTAAATACCTACCTTCATCCCTTAATAATGATTCCAGATATTCCTTATCACTGTACAGTTCTCCGAGGAGCTGGCGCACGGTCTTCTGGCTCCTTTCAGGATCTACTTTCTTCTGCTGCTTTGAATCCTTCTTCTGCACCTTGACCTGAGCCTTTTGTTTAGCCTTCTTGCTCTGAAGTAAAgttgaatta from the Xenopus laevis strain J_2021 chromosome 9_10L, Xenopus_laevis_v10.1, whole genome shotgun sequence genome contains:
- the odad4.L gene encoding outer dynein arm-docking complex subunit 4 (The RefSeq protein has 2 substitutions, 1 non-frameshifting indel compared to this genomic sequence), translated to MAEETDEQQAPQSTFSTYMAEGEQLYHKAEYKKASDSFTAALQLQPEEKNCLVARSKCFLKLGEPECALKDAETSLQIENDFFKGLYQKAEALYAMGDFEFALVHYHRGYKLRPEFQGFRLGIQKAQEAIENSVGTPASVKLENKTNLQFISRQEESKKAKQKAQVKVQKKDSKQQKKVDPERSQKTVRQLLGELYSDKEYLESLLRDEALVKGNTRGGVKLHDLIINGILYLDTRSEFWRQQKPIYARQRDRKIMQQKWKRDKNKSADPSQYIVKSLEEIDQLLSSGKAEESYKKAQLVLKKVERWTSVDIHNREELTGSLHSCIGNAQMDMGQIEAALQSHKKDLAIAEKYKLLEAKSRALDNIGRVYARIGKFNEAIKVWEEKIPLANSSLEKTWLYHEIGRCYLELEQTAEAKEYGEKSQQEADAAEDIEWQLNACVLLAQAEVKLKHYQSAISSFENALERARLLHNKDAEQAILVALEDAKQGMEEQQESEQNNDENDNLRADGNTARDEEEEDVHVQRTEEDEG